The genomic interval TCCGTCCCGGCATCGATCGCCCCGGCGGGGATTCCCTCCATCTCCGCGAGTTTCCAGGTCGTGCCTTCGAGTGCGGTCTGCGCGCCTCCGCAGCAAGCCGTCATGGCTGCAAACAGAACGGCAGCCGTAAAAATCTTTTTCATGCTTTATTGTTTTTAAAGAGTCATTTCAACCGACGGGTCCGCCGGGAAGCCCCGGCCGCAGACGGAATCGCAAATATACGCAAAGATTCCCGCATCCGCAAAAAAGCGGGCCGCCTTTTAAGGCCGGCCCGCAACTTGCATGCCCGAAAGAGCGTCAGATCTTCTGAAGCCGCAGCGCGATCTCCATTTCGGTCGTATTGTCCTTGAGATCCTTGATGATCTTGCCAGCGTCGATGCCCATCGTCACCGACGAATCGAGCGAACCGAGCAGCGAGGAGAATACGTCGAGGAACGGAACCATCATGGCACGGTCCACATAAACCTTGACCACACCGTTCTCCTGAACATATTTCAGCGGAATGGCGTAATAATCATCGGCCGATACGATACCCAGCGAGGGATACTGCGTCAGCAGTCCGTCGATCAATGCGGGAACGTCGAGGTCGGCTCCGCCCGCGGCCTTCAGAAAGTCACGGCCGATCTTGAAATAGAGCTTGCTGTCCTTCGTGTAGTAGCCGATCGCACCCTCGGGCAGAATCTCCGAGGTCTCGGCGTTCGGGAACGACTTCACCTCCTCACCGAACTTCGGTTCCAACAAAGCGCCCAAAATGGCCGAAACGTCCGTTCCCTCGACGATCAGATCCTTGTACTGCGCACCGAACGAACCATCGTTCTTCAGCTCCACGCCGATCAGGCCGCCCTTCACGATACCCGATCCTATGGCCTCGACCATGCTCAGCACCGTATTCATCGGCATCTGATAAGGAATACCGAGAATCTCCGTCAGGTCTATTCCCGGAATGTTGTCGGGATCGGTCCATGTAACGTCGAAAGTCAGGTAGTACTCCTGCATCTCTTCGGGATCGGCGGCAGTCGGCCGGGATACGGAGGCCGGCTTATAGCTGCCGATAAGCTCCGAGGAGAAAGGCGGCGGCGTATTTTTCTTGTTATCGTCGTCGCACGACACGGACGACACGGCTATCGCACAGAGAGCGGCGATCAGCGAGAATTTCGTAAACAGGTTTTTCATAACGATCTTGTTAAAGTGTTTTCCATTCAATTCCGGACAAAAATATCCCTTTCCGCAGAATGAAACAAATTAATTCATCGGACCCGAAGCATTCCCCCACGAACGCACCGTTTTTCATCACGAAAAAAAACACGGAAGGGCCGCGGCTTGTCTGCCGCGGCCCTTCGCACCTATTTTTATATACGGGATCAGTACTCCATCTTCGCACGGCGCACATAGCCGTTGTAACGCCACTTGGCGTTCTCCTCGGCTGCGGCGAACAACTCGTCGGCCTCGGCCGGGAAGGATTTCTGCAACGACGTGTAGCGCACCTCCTTCATCAGGAACTCGCGGAACTTCGTCCAGTCCGGCTCCTTCGAGTCGAGCACGAAGGGATTCTTGCCCTCCTCCTCGAGCTGCGGATTGTAGTGCCACAGATGCCAGTAGCCGCAGGCCACGGCCTCCTTGCCCACGGTCTGCGTGCGCGTCATGCCGCCCTTGATGCCGTGGTTGATACACGGCGCATAGGCGATCACCAGCGACGGACCCGGATAGGCCTCGGCCTCCTTGAGCACGTTGAAGAGCTGCTGCTGCGAAGCGCCGATCGAAACCTGCGCCACATAGACATAGCCGTAGGTCATGGCCATCGCGCCGAGGTCCTTCTTGCGGATGCGCTTGCCGCTCGAAGCGAACTTCGCCACGGCGCCCACGGGAGTGGCCTTCGACGACTGTCCGCCGGTGTTGGAGTAAACCTCGGTGTCGATCACCAGGATATTCACGTCCTGACCCGACGCCAGCACGTGGTCCACGCCGCCGTAGCCGATGTCGTAGCCCCAGCCGTCGCCGCCGATGATCCACTGTGACTTCTTCACGAGCCAGTCCTTGTGCTCGAGAATCTTCCGGCAGTAGTCGCAGCCGCAGGCCTCCAGCATCGGAAGCAGGCGAGCCGTGACCTCGGCCGAACGGGCCGACGAACCGCGGTTCCCGATCCACTCGCGCATCACGCCCTTCAACTCCTCGGAGCACTTGTCGCACGAGGCGATGGCGGCCTCCATCGTCTCCTGGATCCGGTCGCGGAGCTTCTCAATACCGATGTGCATACCCAGACCGAACTCGGCGTTGTCCTCGAAGAGCGAGTTGGCCCAGGCCGGCCCCTGCCCCTTCTCGTTGGTGCAGTAAGGCGTCGAGGGAGCCGAACCCGAATAGATCGAGGTGCAGCCCGTGGCGTTGGCGACCATCATCTTGTCGCCGAACAACTGCGTGATGGCCTTGATGTAGGGCGTCTCGCCGCAGCCGGCGCAGGCTCCCGAGAACTCGAACAGCGGCTGCGCGAATTGCAGGTTCTTCACCGATTTGGTCTTATCGACGACCTGCTTGTAGCCGATGTTCCCGGTGATGTAGTCCCAGTTCTTCTGCTGCGGGAGCTGCTCCTCGAGCGGACGCATGACGAGCGCCTTCTGCTTGGCGGGGCAGACGTCCACGCAGTTGCCGCAGCCCGTACAGTCGAGCGGCGAAATCTGGATGCGGAACTTGTACTCCTTCGTCTCGCCCAGGCCCTGCTTCCACTCCACGCCCGAAGCGGCGGCCTCCTCCTCCGTGGCGAGGAACGGACGGATCACGGCGTGCGGGCAGACATAGGCGCACTGGTTGCACTGGATACAGTTGGCGATCTGCCACTCGGGAACGTTCACGGCGATACCGCGCTTCTCGTAGGCGGCCGTGCCGTTGTCCCACGTGCCGTCCTCGCGGCCGTCGAAGGCCGAGACGGGCAGCCGGTCGCCCTTCAGACCGTTGATCGGCTCGACGATCCGGCGGACGAACTCGGGATACGAGGCGTTCGAGACGTGCTCGAAGCCCTTGTCCTCGATCGCGGCCCACTCGGCCGGAACCTCGACCTTCACCACGGCGCTGCCGCCGGCATCCACGGCCGCGTAGTTCATGTTCACGATGTCCTCGCCCTTCTTGCCGTAGGACTTCAGGATGGCGTGCTTCATCTCCTCGACGGCCTTCTCGAACGGAATGACGTTCGCGATCTTGAAGAAGGCCGACTGCATGATCGTATTCGTGCGCGAACCCAGCCCCAGCTCGGCGGCGATCTTCGTGGCGTTGATGACGTAGAAGTTGATCCTGTTCTTGGCAAGGTAAGCCTTCATGTGGTCGGGCAGCGTGGCGCAGGTGGTCTCGGGGTCATGCACCGAGTTGAGCAGGAACGAGCCGCCGGGCTTCAGGCCCTTCAGCACGTCGTACTTGTCCACGTACGACGGCACGTGGCAGGCCACGAAGTCGGGCGTGGTCACCAGATAGGGCGACGTGATGGGCAGGTCGCCGAAACGCAGGTGCGACGAGGTATAGCCGCCCGACTTCTTCGAGTCGTAGGAGAAGTAGGCCTGGCAGTACTTGTTCGTCGAACCGCCGATGATCTTGATCGAGTTCTTGTTGGCGCCCACCGTGCCGTCGGCGCCCAGACCGAAGAACAGCGCCTCGAACGTGCCGGGCTTGGCGAGCGAAATCTCCTCGCCCACCGGAAGCGAGAGGTTCGTCACGTCGTCGGTGATGCCCACCGTGAAGTGCTCCTTCGGAGCCTCCGCGGCCAGGTTCTCGAAGACGGCCAGAATCTGGGCCGGCGTGGTGTCCTTCGACGAGAGGCCGTAGCGGCCGCCGACGATCATCGGCTGGAGCTTCTTGCCGTAGAACATGGACTTCACGTCGAGGTAGAGCGGCTCGCCCTCGGCTCCCGGCTCCTTCGTGCGGTCGAGCACGCAGACTCGTTTGACGCTCGCGGGCAGCACGTCGAAGAAATATTTCTCCGAGAAGGGCCGGTAGAGGTGCACGGTCACCAGACCCACCTTACGGCCCTGCTTCGACAGGTAGTCGATCGTCTCCTTGACGGTCTCCGTCACCGAGCCCATGGCCACGACGATGTGTTCGGCCTCGGGATGGCCGTAATAGACGAAGGGTTTGTAGTCGCGGCCCGTGATCTTCGAGATCTCGCGCATGGTGTCGGCCACCATGTCGGGCACGGCGTCGTAGAACTTGTTGGCCGCCTCGCGCGTCTGGAAATAGATGTCGGGGTTCTGCGCCGTACCGCGCGTGACGGGGTGCTCGGGGTTGAGCGCCCGGGCACGGAAGGCCTTCAGCGCATCGCGGTCGAGCAGCGCCGTGAGCGACGCCTCGTCGATCAGCTCGATCTTCTGAATCTCGTGCGAGGTGCGGAATCCGTCGAAGAAGTGCAGGAAAGGCACGCGGGCCTTCAGCGCCACGAGGTGCGCGACGCCCGCCAGGTCCATCACCTCCTGCACGGACGAGGTGGCCAGCATGGCGAAGCCCGTCTGCCGGGTGGCCATCACGTCCTGATGGTCGCCGAAGATCGACAGCGACTGCGCGGCCAGCGCGCGGGCCGAAACGTGGAAGACGCCCGGCAGCAGCTCGCCCGAAATCTTGTACATATTGGGGATCATCAGCAGCAGACCCTGCGACGCGGTGAACGTCGAGGTCAGGGCGCCGCTCTGCAGCGAACCGTGCACGGCGCCCGCGGCGCCCGCCTCCGACTGCATCTCGACGACCTTCACGGTCTCGCCGAAGATATTCCTGCGCCCCTGCGCGGCCCACTCGTCCACGAGTTCGGCCATCGTCGATGACGGCGTGATGGGATAGATCGCCGCAACCTCCGAGAACATGTAAGCCACATGAGCCGCAGCGTAGTTTCCATCACACGTGATGAATTTCTTTTCTGCCATTTTTCCGAGTTTTAGATAATATTCGTGTGTTATGACGGCCTTCCGGCCGCTGTCCTGCGGGACAGCGCTGCAAAGATAAAAAATTCGGCGCAAAAAACAGCCCGGTTTCCGTCCGAAAAATTGTAAAAAAACACGTTTTCGGGTGTTATCCGAATAACAGCCGCATTGTTATTCGGATAACAGAAACACGCATAGAATCACGGGGTTGCGAAAAGGGACTTTCCGACAGCGGATTACCCGCAACGCTCCCGCGCGGCGCGGCGGAATGCGGCAAAGGAAGGTGCGGCACAGCAAGGTGCGGCAGGGTGCGGCGGGACTCGGCGGAGTACGGCAGGACGGCGCGGCACAGAAAGTGCGGCGGGACACGGTGATGGACGGCGCGGCGGAGCGCGAAAGACCCGGAGACGCAGGAACGGCCGCATCACGGTCCGAACACAGGCTCCCCCGGAGGCCCGGAAGCCCGG from Alistipes dispar carries:
- the nifJ gene encoding pyruvate:ferredoxin (flavodoxin) oxidoreductase, coding for MAEKKFITCDGNYAAAHVAYMFSEVAAIYPITPSSTMAELVDEWAAQGRRNIFGETVKVVEMQSEAGAAGAVHGSLQSGALTSTFTASQGLLLMIPNMYKISGELLPGVFHVSARALAAQSLSIFGDHQDVMATRQTGFAMLATSSVQEVMDLAGVAHLVALKARVPFLHFFDGFRTSHEIQKIELIDEASLTALLDRDALKAFRARALNPEHPVTRGTAQNPDIYFQTREAANKFYDAVPDMVADTMREISKITGRDYKPFVYYGHPEAEHIVVAMGSVTETVKETIDYLSKQGRKVGLVTVHLYRPFSEKYFFDVLPASVKRVCVLDRTKEPGAEGEPLYLDVKSMFYGKKLQPMIVGGRYGLSSKDTTPAQILAVFENLAAEAPKEHFTVGITDDVTNLSLPVGEEISLAKPGTFEALFFGLGADGTVGANKNSIKIIGGSTNKYCQAYFSYDSKKSGGYTSSHLRFGDLPITSPYLVTTPDFVACHVPSYVDKYDVLKGLKPGGSFLLNSVHDPETTCATLPDHMKAYLAKNRINFYVINATKIAAELGLGSRTNTIMQSAFFKIANVIPFEKAVEEMKHAILKSYGKKGEDIVNMNYAAVDAGGSAVVKVEVPAEWAAIEDKGFEHVSNASYPEFVRRIVEPINGLKGDRLPVSAFDGREDGTWDNGTAAYEKRGIAVNVPEWQIANCIQCNQCAYVCPHAVIRPFLATEEEAAASGVEWKQGLGETKEYKFRIQISPLDCTGCGNCVDVCPAKQKALVMRPLEEQLPQQKNWDYITGNIGYKQVVDKTKSVKNLQFAQPLFEFSGACAGCGETPYIKAITQLFGDKMMVANATGCTSIYSGSAPSTPYCTNEKGQGPAWANSLFEDNAEFGLGMHIGIEKLRDRIQETMEAAIASCDKCSEELKGVMREWIGNRGSSARSAEVTARLLPMLEACGCDYCRKILEHKDWLVKKSQWIIGGDGWGYDIGYGGVDHVLASGQDVNILVIDTEVYSNTGGQSSKATPVGAVAKFASSGKRIRKKDLGAMAMTYGYVYVAQVSIGASQQQLFNVLKEAEAYPGPSLVIAYAPCINHGIKGGMTRTQTVGKEAVACGYWHLWHYNPQLEEEGKNPFVLDSKEPDWTKFREFLMKEVRYTSLQKSFPAEADELFAAAEENAKWRYNGYVRRAKMEY